In one window of Thermococcus sp. DNA:
- a CDS encoding PHP domain-containing protein, with protein sequence MLEFPHDAHTHTAYSDGLGSVYDNIAVAERKGLRVLGITDHSHYLLGRGLNRYVREIKRWGSEAELTVLAGVEANITRDGIDVPHWAVEGLDYLIASVHEWVETPEEYLTLVKRALEDEVDVIGHFGASFNYIGYPAEEELGEILELAEAKGVAFEISSRYRVPELDFVRECIKRGIKLTFASDAHFPEAVGSVSWSERVFKKAGGRREDLLFGEFL encoded by the coding sequence ATGCTGGAGTTTCCGCACGATGCCCATACCCACACGGCTTACTCCGACGGCCTCGGCTCCGTCTACGACAACATAGCAGTAGCAGAGCGGAAGGGCCTGAGGGTTCTCGGCATAACCGACCACAGTCACTACCTCCTCGGCAGGGGACTCAACCGCTACGTGAGAGAAATAAAACGATGGGGCAGTGAGGCCGAGCTCACGGTGCTTGCGGGTGTCGAGGCGAACATAACCCGGGACGGAATAGACGTTCCCCACTGGGCTGTTGAGGGGCTTGACTACCTCATAGCGAGCGTCCACGAGTGGGTGGAAACCCCTGAGGAATACCTGACCCTCGTGAAAAGAGCCCTCGAAGACGAAGTGGACGTCATAGGACACTTCGGGGCCAGCTTCAACTACATAGGCTATCCCGCGGAGGAAGAGCTCGGGGAGATACTGGAGCTTGCAGAGGCCAAAGGAGTTGCCTTCGAGATAAGCTCCCGCTACCGCGTTCCCGAATTAGACTTCGTGAGGGAGTGCATAAAGCGTGGAATTAAGCTGACCTTCGCGAGCGACGCCCACTTTCCAGAGGCCGTTGGGAGCGTCTCGTGGAGCGAGAGGGTCTTCAAGAAGGCCGGGGGAAGAAGGGAAGACCTCCTGTTCGGGGAGTTCCTCTAG
- a CDS encoding cobalamin B12-binding domain-containing protein gives MVDRSKVRVVIAKPGLDGHDRGAKVVARALKEAGYEVIYTGIRQTPEQIVETVIQEDAAVLGISILSGAHMVLIPKILRLLEEKGLKPGEDVAVFAGGIIPPDDAEELKKMGVFEVFGPGTPLKTIIEAVDKAVENLKRFRA, from the coding sequence ATGGTAGACCGCTCAAAAGTCCGCGTTGTTATAGCGAAGCCAGGATTGGATGGCCATGACAGGGGAGCGAAGGTCGTTGCGAGGGCCCTTAAGGAGGCAGGTTACGAGGTCATATACACCGGGATAAGGCAGACCCCGGAGCAGATAGTCGAGACTGTCATCCAAGAAGATGCTGCAGTTCTTGGAATAAGCATCCTCTCCGGAGCGCACATGGTTCTCATTCCGAAGATACTCAGGCTTTTAGAGGAGAAAGGGCTAAAGCCCGGGGAGGACGTAGCCGTCTTCGCCGGCGGGATAATCCCGCCCGATGACGCCGAGGAGCTCAAAAAGATGGGAGTCTTCGAGGTCTTCGGCCCCGGAACACCGCTGAAAACCATAATAGAGGCCGTTGATAAGGCCGTCGAGAACCTCAAGAGGTTCAGGGCTTAA
- the meaB gene encoding methylmalonyl Co-A mutase-associated GTPase MeaB has product MAEELEGLIDLALKGDKKAIARLITLVENDEEKAKEVVKRIYPLTGKAYVVGITGPPGSGKSTLLDKLIKLARDDGHKVGVIAVDPTSPFTGGALLGDRLRMQRHSTDPGVFIRSMATRGALGGLAKATNDAIKVLDASGYDLIFVETVGVGQIEVDIVKTADTVVLVTVPGLGDEVQAIKAGLMEVADIFAINKADREGVEMVYLELKMALEFEKDKWKELGWEPPIVETTAFTLKGVKPLWEAIKGHREYMESSGRLRERRAFRAREEVKTIIASSIARKVEERLAEGEAKELIEEVVERKLDPYSASQIVMEKLKEDLWR; this is encoded by the coding sequence ATGGCCGAAGAACTGGAGGGCTTAATTGACCTTGCACTCAAAGGCGACAAGAAGGCCATAGCGAGGCTCATAACGCTCGTTGAAAACGACGAGGAAAAGGCCAAGGAAGTAGTGAAGAGGATATACCCCCTCACGGGAAAGGCATACGTCGTTGGCATAACCGGTCCTCCCGGCTCTGGAAAGTCAACCCTCCTCGACAAGCTCATAAAATTGGCTAGGGATGATGGACATAAGGTCGGCGTCATAGCAGTTGACCCCACCTCACCCTTCACAGGCGGAGCCTTACTCGGAGATAGGCTGAGGATGCAGAGGCACTCAACGGATCCGGGGGTTTTCATAAGGAGCATGGCAACCCGCGGTGCCCTCGGGGGCTTAGCGAAGGCCACCAACGACGCGATAAAGGTTCTTGATGCATCCGGCTACGATCTGATTTTTGTCGAGACCGTTGGAGTCGGCCAGATAGAGGTGGATATTGTCAAGACTGCCGACACAGTTGTCCTCGTAACCGTCCCCGGTCTTGGCGACGAGGTTCAGGCGATAAAGGCCGGCCTCATGGAAGTGGCCGACATCTTCGCCATCAACAAGGCCGACAGGGAAGGCGTTGAGATGGTCTATCTTGAGCTCAAGATGGCCCTTGAGTTCGAGAAGGACAAGTGGAAGGAGCTCGGCTGGGAGCCGCCGATAGTCGAAACCACCGCCTTCACACTCAAGGGGGTTAAGCCCCTATGGGAAGCCATAAAGGGGCACAGGGAATACATGGAGTCAAGTGGAAGGTTGAGAGAGCGCAGGGCCTTCCGTGCCCGGGAGGAGGTAAAAACAATAATAGCCTCGTCGATAGCGAGGAAGGTCGAAGAGAGGCTCGCGGAAGGAGAAGCTAAAGAGCTTATTGAGGAGGTCGTGGAGAGGAAGCTCGACCCGTATTCGGCCTCTCAAATCGTAATGGAGAAACTTAAGGAGGATCTCTGGAGGTGA
- the mce gene encoding methylmalonyl-CoA epimerase, translating into MFKKIDHVGIAVKNLEEAIKVWEGLGLKVDEIEEVPDQKVRTAIIHIGESRIELLEPTAEDSPIAKFIAKRGEGIHHIALGVDNIEEHLKELKEKGYRLIDEKPRIGAGGAKIAFVHPKAVTGVLLELCQRE; encoded by the coding sequence ATGTTCAAGAAGATAGACCACGTTGGTATAGCCGTTAAGAACCTTGAGGAGGCCATAAAGGTATGGGAAGGCCTCGGCCTCAAGGTCGATGAGATTGAAGAGGTTCCAGACCAGAAGGTTAGAACCGCAATAATCCACATCGGGGAGAGCAGGATAGAGCTTTTGGAGCCAACGGCGGAGGACTCACCGATAGCGAAGTTCATAGCCAAGCGCGGTGAGGGGATACACCACATAGCCCTCGGCGTTGACAACATAGAGGAGCACCTCAAAGAGCTGAAGGAGAAGGGCTACCGCCTCATAGACGAGAAGCCGAGGATCGGCGCTGGGGGAGCGAAGATAGCCTTTGTGCACCCGAAGGCTGTAACCGGTGTTCTCCTAGAGCTTTGCCAGAGGGAATGA
- a CDS encoding DUF835 domain-containing protein translates to MLMLLRGRRTPEKYSRFISPERVSKLLKNNGRRKIVFITRNPDEKPGKNVSLLWISSIEHPKAINPRKLHVIEQKVWDELNRENAVVVLDGLEYLLLENGPETTLRFVGKLRDMAILTNSNIYIVVSEAIDEKIRNLLRRIVE, encoded by the coding sequence ATGTTGATGTTGCTGAGGGGGAGGAGAACCCCCGAGAAATACTCCCGATTTATTTCACCGGAGCGCGTTTCAAAGCTCCTTAAGAACAATGGGAGAAGGAAAATTGTGTTCATTACCCGAAATCCCGATGAAAAGCCCGGAAAAAACGTATCTCTTCTCTGGATAAGCAGCATTGAGCACCCGAAGGCCATTAACCCTCGGAAGCTTCATGTTATCGAGCAGAAGGTGTGGGACGAACTCAATAGGGAGAACGCGGTGGTTGTTCTGGACGGTCTTGAATACCTTCTCCTTGAAAACGGGCCAGAGACCACCCTTCGATTCGTTGGGAAGCTAAGGGACATGGCAATACTGACGAACTCCAACATCTACATTGTAGTCAGCGAGGCCATAGACGAGAAGATAAGGAACCTCCTGAGGAGGATAGTTGAGTGA
- the smc gene encoding chromosome segregation protein SMC — translation MPYIEKIEMKGFKSYGNRKVVVPLARGFTAIIGANGSGKSNIGDAVLFVLGGLSAKAMRASRISDLIFAGSKSEPPAKYAEVAMYFNNEDRGFPIDEDEVVIKRRVYPDGRSTYWLNGKRTSRSEIIDILSAAMISPDGYNIVLQGDITKFIKMSPTERRLIIDEISGIAEYDAKKEKALKELKQAEENLARVDLLIREVKAQLDKLERERNDALRYLDLKERVEKARVTLLLGEIKRLERFIEEGKARSEGLEAEIGALEAKLREIARAIVEREKRLAEVERELEEKSEDGILEVTRKISEVKSKIELARRNIENAEREIKDSQKRLSKAKEELKKVSDEIEKSRSAIKRWSKRREKLLAEIKTLEASRNELVIKLGEIDRKYSIAREEFDRVVEELENAKKELYMKEGEIAKYGEEIERAKARIVQANLRRNSLKAGIEETKRGLEAKRSELSEVEAKISKAEARLRKAEKELEEKVRRLKKIEPELAKAKEELIKAEAQKEVRGNRAVEFLKRENIPGLYGTLGELIRVSDEKYALAVEVALGGNYDNVVVEDDRVAERAIKLLKEKKLGRLTFLPLNKIKPRSMKVKPSLGVPALDVVSYDPRFKNAVAYALGDTLIVNDMDEARSVGIGKVRMVTLGGELLERSGAITGGHYRPRGRLGLNVEEIKKRVENLERGKEAVEAEVNSLRAELKGIENTLFELRMKKSELNKDVQVLQKELDRLLAEDRALAEEIEEKEELIAKLQEMTEKARGEMAKLKGRIERLERKREKLRKALDNPEARELNERIREVEREISKLKEELSRVESKLESLESRINEELLPRKADLEEEIEGLINRINALKANIEENERAIEGFNAELEELKKAEESVKGELKELRDERERLRKEIAGLRKEKDELSNRLNELRIEANTLRIKLGQAEATLAEKRAELKHFDAKLIRSIKEVPLELDALREQIEQMEAEMRSLEPVNMKAIEDFEVVERRYLELKSKREQVVAEKESIEEFIEEIEGQKKQVFLQTLNEIARNFSQLFAKLSPGGEAKLVLENPEDPFSGGLEIEAKPAGKDVKRIEAMSGGEKAIIALAFVFAIQRYKPAPFYLLDEIDAHLDDANVKRVADLIRESARESQFIIMTHRDVMMANADRIIGVSMRDGVSRVVSLSLEKARKILEEIRRKDEKEHREMFGRLSEG, via the coding sequence ATGCCTTACATTGAAAAGATTGAGATGAAGGGTTTCAAATCATACGGCAACAGGAAAGTTGTCGTGCCACTCGCCAGGGGTTTTACCGCCATCATCGGTGCCAACGGTTCTGGTAAGAGCAACATCGGTGATGCTGTTCTCTTCGTCCTTGGAGGGCTCTCAGCGAAGGCCATGCGAGCCAGCAGGATAAGCGACCTTATCTTCGCGGGCTCAAAGAGCGAGCCTCCAGCAAAGTACGCCGAGGTTGCGATGTACTTCAACAACGAGGACAGGGGCTTTCCGATAGACGAGGATGAGGTAGTGATAAAGCGCAGGGTTTATCCCGACGGGAGGAGCACCTACTGGCTCAACGGGAAGAGGACGAGCAGAAGCGAGATAATCGACATCCTGAGCGCCGCGATGATTTCCCCGGACGGCTACAACATAGTTCTTCAGGGGGACATAACCAAGTTCATCAAGATGTCCCCAACGGAGAGGAGGCTCATCATAGACGAGATATCCGGTATAGCCGAGTACGACGCCAAGAAGGAGAAGGCGTTGAAGGAGCTCAAGCAGGCGGAGGAGAACCTCGCCAGGGTTGACCTCCTCATAAGGGAGGTAAAGGCCCAGCTGGACAAGCTCGAAAGGGAGCGCAACGATGCCTTGAGGTACCTCGACCTGAAGGAGCGCGTGGAGAAGGCCAGGGTTACCCTCCTCCTCGGGGAGATAAAGAGGCTGGAGCGCTTTATTGAGGAGGGAAAAGCGAGGAGCGAGGGGCTTGAGGCCGAAATCGGTGCCCTTGAGGCGAAGCTGAGGGAGATAGCAAGGGCAATCGTTGAGAGGGAGAAGAGGCTTGCCGAGGTCGAGAGGGAGCTTGAGGAGAAGAGCGAGGATGGAATCCTTGAGGTCACGAGGAAGATAAGCGAGGTCAAGTCCAAGATAGAGCTCGCGAGAAGGAACATCGAGAACGCCGAGAGGGAGATAAAGGATAGCCAGAAGAGGCTCTCGAAGGCCAAGGAGGAACTGAAGAAGGTTTCGGATGAAATCGAGAAGAGCAGGAGCGCCATAAAGCGCTGGAGCAAGAGGCGCGAGAAGCTCCTGGCGGAGATAAAGACCCTCGAAGCTAGCAGGAACGAGCTCGTCATCAAGCTGGGTGAAATCGACAGGAAGTACTCCATAGCAAGGGAAGAGTTCGACAGGGTCGTTGAAGAGCTTGAGAATGCAAAGAAGGAGCTCTACATGAAGGAAGGGGAAATCGCGAAATACGGCGAGGAAATCGAGAGGGCGAAGGCCAGAATAGTGCAGGCCAACCTCAGGAGGAACTCTCTGAAGGCAGGCATAGAGGAGACGAAGAGGGGACTTGAAGCCAAAAGGTCCGAACTCTCCGAGGTGGAGGCTAAAATATCGAAGGCCGAGGCGAGGCTCAGGAAGGCCGAGAAGGAGCTTGAGGAGAAAGTTAGAAGGCTCAAGAAGATAGAGCCAGAGCTCGCTAAGGCCAAGGAGGAGCTGATAAAGGCCGAGGCCCAGAAGGAGGTAAGGGGCAACAGGGCCGTCGAGTTCCTCAAGAGGGAAAACATCCCCGGTCTCTACGGGACTCTGGGGGAGCTCATAAGGGTATCTGACGAAAAATACGCCCTCGCCGTCGAGGTGGCCCTTGGGGGCAACTACGACAACGTTGTTGTCGAGGACGACCGCGTTGCGGAGAGGGCCATAAAACTCCTCAAGGAGAAGAAGCTCGGCAGGCTTACATTCCTCCCCCTCAACAAGATAAAGCCGAGGTCAATGAAGGTGAAGCCCTCCCTCGGCGTTCCGGCCCTTGATGTTGTGAGCTACGACCCCCGCTTTAAGAACGCCGTTGCCTACGCCCTCGGGGACACGCTGATAGTGAACGACATGGATGAAGCGAGGAGCGTCGGGATAGGAAAGGTCAGGATGGTGACCCTTGGCGGTGAGCTCCTTGAGAGGAGCGGTGCGATAACAGGGGGTCATTACAGGCCACGCGGGAGACTCGGCCTCAACGTCGAGGAGATAAAGAAGCGCGTCGAAAACCTGGAGAGAGGGAAAGAGGCCGTTGAGGCCGAGGTAAACTCCCTCAGGGCAGAGCTCAAGGGTATTGAGAACACCCTCTTCGAGCTGAGGATGAAGAAGAGCGAGCTCAATAAGGACGTTCAGGTTCTCCAGAAGGAGCTTGATAGGCTACTTGCCGAGGACAGAGCCCTGGCAGAGGAAATCGAGGAGAAGGAAGAACTAATAGCTAAACTCCAGGAGATGACCGAGAAGGCCAGGGGAGAGATGGCGAAGCTGAAGGGAAGGATTGAGAGGCTTGAAAGAAAGAGGGAGAAGCTCAGGAAGGCCCTCGACAACCCCGAGGCCAGGGAGCTGAACGAGAGGATAAGGGAAGTCGAGAGGGAGATATCCAAGCTCAAGGAAGAGCTCAGCAGGGTGGAGAGCAAGCTCGAAAGCCTTGAGAGCAGGATAAACGAGGAGCTCCTCCCGAGGAAGGCCGACCTTGAGGAAGAAATCGAGGGGCTCATCAACAGGATAAACGCCCTGAAGGCCAACATAGAGGAGAACGAGAGGGCCATCGAGGGCTTCAATGCCGAGCTTGAGGAGCTGAAGAAGGCCGAGGAGAGCGTTAAGGGTGAACTCAAGGAGCTCCGTGACGAGCGCGAGAGGCTGAGGAAGGAGATAGCCGGGCTAAGGAAGGAGAAGGATGAGCTCTCCAACAGGCTCAACGAGCTCAGAATCGAGGCCAACACACTGAGGATAAAGCTCGGACAGGCGGAAGCCACTCTGGCCGAGAAGAGGGCGGAGCTTAAGCACTTTGACGCCAAGCTGATAAGGTCAATTAAGGAGGTTCCCTTAGAGCTGGACGCGCTCAGGGAGCAGATTGAGCAGATGGAGGCCGAGATGCGCTCCCTTGAGCCCGTCAACATGAAGGCCATCGAAGATTTTGAGGTCGTCGAGAGGCGCTACCTTGAGCTCAAGAGCAAGCGCGAGCAGGTGGTTGCAGAGAAGGAGAGCATCGAGGAGTTCATAGAGGAGATAGAGGGCCAGAAGAAGCAGGTTTTCCTCCAGACGCTGAACGAGATAGCCAGGAACTTCTCACAGCTCTTCGCCAAGCTCTCGCCCGGTGGGGAGGCGAAGCTCGTCCTCGAAAACCCCGAGGATCCGTTCTCGGGTGGCCTTGAGATAGAGGCCAAGCCTGCAGGAAAGGACGTCAAGAGGATCGAAGCCATGAGCGGTGGTGAGAAGGCGATAATAGCGCTCGCCTTCGTCTTCGCGATACAGCGCTACAAGCCTGCCCCCTTCTACCTCCTCGACGAGATAGATGCCCACCTCGATGATGCAAACGTCAAGCGCGTCGCCGACCTGATCAGGGAGTCCGCCAGGGAGAGCCAGTTCATCATAATGACGCACCGCGACGTCATGATGGCCAACGCAGACAGGATAATCGGCGTCAGCATGAGGGACGGCGTCTCCAGAGTCGTATCGCTGAGCCTTGAGAAGGCGAGAAAGATACTCGAAGAGATAAGGAGGAAGGACGAGAAGGAGCACAGGGAGATGTTCGGGAGGTTGAGCGAGGGATGA
- a CDS encoding ScpA family protein — protein sequence MESRREEEITPIDILLQLVQLGKVDPWNIDIVDLTEKYLERLREMKELDLRVSARAILAASILVRMKSEALLYADTEEGEEKKEERIRVDVEPLAPPLRRVERYYTFDDLVEALMDALEEAEKRKPRKRKREEIDEEVFVVDDFRVDIEKHVNKLYEIVRKLYEETGKPINFWDLVFDPTPKYVARTFLYLLFLANMGKVDLIQEEPFGEILVVPLEGQPA from the coding sequence ATGGAATCCCGGCGAGAAGAGGAGATTACCCCCATTGACATCCTCCTCCAGCTGGTTCAGCTCGGGAAAGTTGATCCCTGGAACATAGACATAGTTGACCTAACCGAGAAGTACCTTGAAAGGCTGAGGGAGATGAAGGAGCTCGACCTCCGCGTTTCCGCGAGGGCCATCTTAGCGGCTTCAATACTCGTGAGGATGAAGAGCGAGGCCCTGCTTTACGCCGATACCGAGGAGGGAGAAGAGAAGAAGGAGGAGCGCATCCGCGTTGACGTTGAGCCACTCGCACCGCCCCTGAGAAGGGTCGAGCGATACTACACCTTCGACGACCTCGTGGAGGCCCTTATGGACGCCCTTGAGGAGGCTGAGAAGAGAAAGCCCCGGAAGAGGAAGAGGGAGGAGATAGACGAGGAGGTCTTTGTGGTCGATGACTTCCGCGTTGACATCGAGAAGCACGTCAACAAGCTCTACGAGATAGTGAGAAAGCTCTACGAGGAGACGGGGAAACCTATAAACTTCTGGGACCTTGTCTTTGACCCCACCCCAAAGTACGTTGCCAGAACCTTCCTCTACCTGCTATTCCTGGCGAACATGGGCAAGGTCGACCTCATTCAGGAGGAGCCCTTTGGGGAAATCCTGGTTGTTCCCCTCGAAGGCCAGCCGGCGTGA
- a CDS encoding DEAD/DEAH box helicase — MYFRRDLIEPRVYQEVIYAKCKERNCLVVLPTGLGKTLIAMLIADYRLSKYGGKVLMLAPTKPLALQHAESFRKLFNLPPEKINVLTGELSPEKRRKIWEESVVITATPQTVENDVLTGRISLEDVVLLVFDEAHRAVGNYSYVFIAREYLKRAKHPLVLGLTASPGSDEEKIREIVKNLGIEHIEVRTESSPDVKPYVQKIAFEWVRVDLPGIYKEVRLILREMLKESLKPLANAGLVSSASPDIPKREVLQAGSKINQAVARGDYSLGSLMKHQAKAMKLHHAIELLETQGLTALRAYLKKLREDRSKSSRELMEDPRMRKVIYLLVQAKELGLDHPKMERLKELIRGQLEKKPDSKIIVFTNYRDTGRKIVEELNGMGISAERFIGQSSRVNDRGMSQREQKEILDRFSKGKFKVLVATSVGEEGLDVPEVDLVVFYEPVPSAIRSIQRRGRTGRHRPGKVVILMAKGTRDEAYYWSSRRKEKGMFEAIRKIARELEKSKPKRAEIMEKPVERTEMGRGKITSLDAFLRPKKKEGKTLKPQEKSEKTREKLEELPIKPIFVRKPKGIVVYVDSRELRSGVPKLLRELGAEIEVKTLDVADYVVSEEVGIERKSANDFIQSIIDGRLFDQVERLKKAYEKPVIIIEGELYGIRNVHPNAIRGAITAVTLDWGVPILFSSGKEETAQFIYLMAKREQEERKKEVRLRSEKKALTLAERQRLIVEGLPNVSATLAKRLLKHFGNVERVFTATEEELKEVEGIGEKKAREIRKVITAPYVEEDKA, encoded by the coding sequence ATGTATTTCCGCAGGGATTTAATCGAACCCAGGGTTTATCAGGAGGTCATCTACGCGAAGTGTAAGGAGCGGAACTGCCTCGTCGTTCTTCCTACGGGTTTGGGGAAGACGCTCATAGCGATGCTCATAGCCGATTACAGGCTCTCAAAATACGGCGGGAAGGTTCTCATGCTCGCTCCTACCAAACCCCTAGCTCTTCAGCATGCGGAGAGCTTTAGAAAGCTCTTTAACCTCCCTCCTGAGAAGATAAACGTTCTGACCGGCGAGCTTTCTCCCGAGAAAAGGAGGAAAATCTGGGAGGAGAGCGTTGTAATAACGGCAACTCCCCAGACTGTTGAGAACGACGTCTTAACCGGCAGGATTTCCCTTGAGGACGTTGTCCTGCTCGTCTTTGATGAAGCACACAGAGCGGTGGGCAACTACTCCTACGTCTTTATAGCGAGGGAGTATCTGAAAAGGGCAAAGCACCCGCTCGTTCTGGGCTTAACCGCCTCACCGGGAAGCGACGAGGAGAAGATACGGGAGATAGTGAAGAACCTCGGGATAGAGCACATCGAGGTTAGAACCGAGAGCTCGCCCGATGTGAAGCCTTACGTCCAGAAAATAGCCTTTGAGTGGGTCAGGGTTGACCTCCCCGGAATCTACAAGGAAGTCCGCTTAATCCTCAGAGAGATGCTGAAGGAGAGCCTTAAACCTCTCGCGAATGCTGGCCTCGTCAGTTCCGCTTCACCGGACATACCCAAGAGAGAGGTTTTACAGGCGGGCTCAAAGATAAACCAGGCCGTCGCCAGGGGCGACTACTCGCTCGGTTCCCTTATGAAGCACCAGGCGAAGGCGATGAAGCTCCACCATGCTATAGAACTCCTAGAAACGCAGGGGTTAACCGCTTTGAGGGCCTATCTAAAAAAGCTCCGCGAGGACCGCTCCAAGTCGAGCAGGGAACTCATGGAAGATCCCCGCATGAGGAAGGTGATTTACCTCCTCGTTCAGGCGAAGGAACTCGGACTTGACCATCCGAAAATGGAGAGGCTGAAGGAGCTCATAAGGGGCCAGCTTGAGAAAAAGCCCGATTCAAAGATAATCGTTTTCACGAACTACCGCGACACCGGGAGGAAGATAGTCGAGGAACTTAATGGAATGGGGATCTCAGCGGAGCGCTTCATAGGCCAATCCAGCAGGGTCAACGACCGGGGGATGAGCCAGAGGGAACAAAAGGAGATACTCGACAGGTTCTCCAAGGGGAAATTCAAGGTTCTCGTGGCCACAAGCGTCGGCGAAGAGGGGCTCGACGTTCCCGAGGTTGACCTTGTGGTTTTCTACGAGCCCGTGCCTTCAGCGATAAGGAGCATCCAGAGGCGCGGTAGGACCGGAAGGCACAGGCCCGGAAAGGTTGTGATCCTGATGGCGAAGGGAACGCGCGATGAGGCCTACTACTGGAGCTCAAGGAGAAAGGAGAAGGGAATGTTCGAGGCTATAAGGAAAATCGCCAGAGAGCTTGAGAAGTCGAAGCCGAAAAGGGCTGAAATAATGGAAAAGCCTGTGGAGAGGACGGAGATGGGTAGGGGGAAAATAACTTCTTTGGACGCTTTTCTCAGGCCTAAAAAGAAGGAAGGCAAGACCCTTAAGCCTCAGGAAAAGTCTGAGAAAACCCGTGAAAAGCTGGAGGAACTTCCGATTAAGCCCATATTCGTCAGAAAGCCGAAGGGCATCGTCGTTTACGTTGACTCGCGCGAGCTAAGGAGCGGCGTTCCAAAGCTTTTGAGGGAACTCGGCGCGGAAATCGAGGTTAAAACGCTCGACGTTGCCGATTACGTAGTCAGCGAGGAGGTTGGAATAGAGAGAAAGAGCGCCAACGACTTCATACAGTCTATCATAGACGGTAGACTCTTCGACCAGGTTGAGAGGCTAAAGAAAGCCTACGAGAAGCCGGTGATAATCATCGAGGGCGAGCTCTACGGCATAAGGAATGTCCACCCGAACGCGATAAGGGGGGCCATAACGGCCGTAACGCTGGACTGGGGCGTTCCAATCCTGTTTTCCTCCGGGAAAGAAGAGACCGCCCAATTCATCTACCTGATGGCGAAGCGCGAGCAGGAGGAGAGGAAGAAGGAGGTTCGCTTAAGGAGCGAGAAGAAGGCACTAACTTTAGCGGAGAGGCAACGTTTGATAGTCGAAGGCCTGCCCAACGTCTCGGCAACTCTGGCGAAAAGACTCCTAAAGCACTTCGGCAACGTGGAGAGGGTCTTCACCGCCACCGAGGAGGAGCTCAAGGAGGTTGAGGGAATAGGCGAGAAAAAGGCGAGGGAGATAAGGAAGGTGATTACTGCCCCATACGTCGAGGAGGACAAAGCTTAA
- a CDS encoding M55 family metallopeptidase, whose protein sequence is MKAFVSIDLEGLPHVVSVEHLLPKGALYGEARKIATRVAKAVAEALHKEGFEEVVIADSHGPMVNVLPDEMPGYARLVRGFPRPLSMVAGAKGADIAVFLGYHAKAGTGKATFDHTYSSSSVASIEVNGKAVSEALLNAYLLGEWGIPVIMVAGDRRLIEDDLSELSGTVGVVLKDSFSRYSSVSPAMETVETLLRKGVAEAVGKWKEGLIKPLRTKTPVEVKLRFLSSAFADSAELCPLVERIDGRSVVFRAKNVEEAYRMIELLILASAGVSSILRR, encoded by the coding sequence GTGAAGGCGTTCGTTTCCATAGACCTTGAGGGCCTGCCCCACGTTGTGAGCGTTGAGCACCTTCTCCCAAAAGGTGCCCTCTACGGGGAGGCGAGAAAGATAGCCACAAGGGTCGCCAAGGCCGTTGCAGAAGCCCTTCACAAAGAGGGCTTTGAGGAAGTCGTAATAGCCGACAGCCACGGGCCAATGGTGAACGTGTTGCCCGATGAAATGCCGGGCTATGCAAGGCTCGTCAGGGGCTTTCCAAGGCCCCTGAGCATGGTGGCGGGAGCAAAGGGTGCAGACATCGCGGTTTTCCTCGGCTATCACGCCAAAGCTGGCACGGGAAAGGCGACCTTCGACCACACTTACAGCAGTTCGAGCGTGGCAAGCATAGAGGTGAACGGGAAAGCTGTAAGTGAGGCCCTCCTCAACGCGTACCTCCTCGGCGAATGGGGGATACCGGTTATAATGGTCGCCGGAGACAGGAGGCTCATAGAGGACGACTTGAGCGAGTTATCCGGAACCGTTGGGGTTGTCCTGAAGGATAGCTTCTCCCGCTACTCATCGGTCAGTCCAGCCATGGAGACCGTCGAGACCCTCCTGAGAAAAGGGGTTGCAGAGGCCGTCGGGAAGTGGAAAGAAGGCCTGATAAAACCCCTGAGGACAAAGACGCCCGTTGAGGTCAAACTCCGGTTCCTCAGCAGTGCCTTCGCAGATTCCGCGGAGCTATGTCCCCTAGTTGAGAGAATCGACGGAAGGAGCGTTGTCTTCAGAGCGAAAAACGTTGAAGAGGCCTACCGCATGATAGAGCTTCTCATACTGGCCTCCGCAGGCGTCAGTTCAATCCTGAGGAGGTGA